A stretch of Kwoniella dendrophila CBS 6074 chromosome 2, complete sequence DNA encodes these proteins:
- a CDS encoding NAD(P)H-hydrate epimerase: MSIRYISQKIAQQIDEELMSASGAFSLDQLMELAGLSCAQALSKSYSSKSHRRVMVACGPGNQGGDGLVAARHLHHFNYKPTIYLPKPGSKDIYKRLLKQCENLNIPVLKDVDQFKKGLSESDVILDAIFGFSFAPPLRKPFDEVLNAITSVDIPIVSVDIPSGWSVTDGPQPLYTEKDENGNYETIKTFEPQVLISLTAPKEGVRKFKGKHYLGGRFVPDELAKKLELNLPEYRGVDQVVELPSDSQSAKH, translated from the exons ATGTCTATCAGATATATCAGTCAAAAGATCGCTCAACAG ATCGATGAAGAGCTCATGTCTGCTTCAGGTGCATTCTCACTTGATCAG TTGATGGAATTAGCAGGTTTGTCATGTGCACAAGCACTATCGAAGAGCTACTCAAGTAAATCACATAGAAGAGTTATGGTAGCTTGTGGACCGGGCAATCAG GGAGGTGATGGTTTAGTTGCAGCAAGACATTTACATCATTTCAATTATAAACCTACAatatatttacctaaaccaggatcaaaagatatatataaaagatTATTAAAACAATGTGAAAATTTAAATATACCAGTTCTAAAAGATGTTGATCAGTTCAAAAAAGGTTTAAGTGAAAGTGATGTTATACTTGATGCTATATTTG GTTTCTCATTCGCACCACCTCTAAGaaaaccttttgatgaagTATTAAATGCTATTACTTCAGTTGATATTCCTATAGTCTCAGTTGATATACCATCAGGTTGGTCAGTTACAGATGGACCACAACCATTATatacagaaaaagatgaaaatggtaattatgaaacaatcaaaacttTTGAACCTCAAGTTTTAATTAGTTTGACTGCTCCCAAAGAAGGTGTTAGAAAATTCAAAGGTAAACATTATTTAGGTGGTAGATTTGTTCCCGA TGAATTAGCCAAAAAGCTCGAATTGAATTTACCCGAATATCGAGGTGTAGATCAAGTGGTTGAACTGCCTTCAGATTCGCAATCAGCAAAACATTGA